In bacterium, the sequence CGTGCCTCGGAATCCTGCAAAACGCCTCCGTCCTGGGACCGCCGAACCCCAGTTCGGCCCCCTGGGAACGCCGAGCTCCTCCTGAGCGTAGCGAAGGATCGGCCCCTTGCGTGTTCCTTTCGCGTCCGACGCCCGCCGCATGTCAAACAGCGGCGAATTCGTCAAAAAACCGCGAAATTTCTATCGATGGACGGGCGGGATTCTGTCAGTGTTCGGGCGAAATGTCAAGGAATTGACGCCATGCGTCGAGGGCAGACGCACGGGCTCAATGGGCTTCATGGACAAAATGGAAATGATGGACCGGAACGACCGAACCGCCGCAAAGAGCCTTGCGATGACTTATCGGACTTCAGGCGTCCAGCCTTCCAGCCTTTTTTACGCCGCGGACTTCGGATCGATGACGTGGTCGAGGTGGGATTTCAGGTTCGGGATGCGTTTGCAGATCGACAGGAAGGCGTTGACGACGTTGCCGTCGAACTGCTTCCAGGCGTTGTCGATGATTTCCTTCATCGCCGTTTCGTGCGGCAGGCCCGAACGGTAAACGCGGTCGGAGGTCATCGCGTCGTAGGCGTCGGCCAGGCAAAGGATGCGCGTCAGAAACGGGATGTCCGCGCCGGCCAGGCCGTCGGGGTAGCCCCGCCCGTCCCAGCGCTCGTGGTGATTGCGGATCACCGCGCGCTCGTGCGGCATCATATTGAGTGGCGTCAGGATCTTTTCGCCGATGATCGGGTGCAGCTTGATCGACTCGAACTCCTGCGCGGTCAGCGGACCCTTTTTTTGCAGCACCGCGTCGGACACGCCGATCTTGCCGATGTCGTGGAGCATGCCGGTGAAACGCAGGCTCTCCAGATCCTCGTCGGCGCATCCCATCTCCTCGCCGATCATGACGGCGAGGCGCGTGACGCGGTCGGAATGAAGGCGCGTGTACGGGTCTTTCGCCTCGATCGTCGAGACGAGCGAGTGCAGCGTGGAGATGAGGTTGTTGTAGATCGTCTCGTAGAGGGCGCGGTTTTCGATCGCCATGCCCGCCTTTTTCAGGAACAGGCGGATGTAGGAGACGTCGTCCTCGGTGAACGCGACGGACGCGATCTTGTCTTCCACCGATAGCAGGCCGAAGTATTCGTCGCGAACGAAAAGCGGCGCGAGGACGACGGCGCGCGGGCGATCGGCGGCGGGGCCGACGACGGAACGGTAGAAGTCGATGCCGGCCGGTTCCGCGAAACGCAGGGGCTGGCGATCGCGCGCGAGCGTGTCGGCGACGATCCTCGGCAGGCGGATCGAGCCGGGCCGGCCGATCTCCGAGAGTTGCGGATGGATCTTGTGAAGCGTGAAGACGTTCGTGTCGCGGTCGAACAGATAATACGCCGCGGCGCCGGCGCCGCAGATTTTGGTAGCCATGTCGCACAGGTTCGCGAAGATATCCTCCGCGCCGGGCAGGTCTTCCATCAGCTCGTTGATCGACTGGAGCATCGAAAGCTCCTGGACCTTCTGCTCCAGGCGCTCGGAGATCGCCTCCCGGGTTTCGGGCTTGTCCGCGCCGCGCTTGCGCAGGATGCCGCGGATGACTCCCTCCAGGTATTCGAACTGGAAGGGCTTGCTGACGAAATCCGCCGCGCCTTTTTTCATCGCCTCGATCGCCACGGACAGGTCCGCGTATCCCGTGATGAGAATGACCGCGCAATCAGGATGGATGATCCGGGCCTGCTCCAGAAACGCGAGTCCGTTCATCTCCGGCATCATCACGTCCGAGACGATGACGTCAAAAGCCCGCTCGCGCGCCACATCGAGCCCGCGAACGCCGTTTTCGGCTTGCGAAACCATGAATCCCGCGCGCGTGAGGTACGCGGCGAGCG encodes:
- a CDS encoding response regulator, with translation MERERPPDALVPATPRPMVSPAASVLIVEDDDTIREALAAYLTRAGFMVSQAENGVRGLDVARERAFDVIVSDVMMPEMNGLAFLEQARIIHPDCAVILITGYADLSVAIEAMKKGAADFVSKPFQFEYLEGVIRGILRKRGADKPETREAISERLEQKVQELSMLQSINELMEDLPGAEDIFANLCDMATKICGAGAAAYYLFDRDTNVFTLHKIHPQLSEIGRPGSIRLPRIVADTLARDRQPLRFAEPAGIDFYRSVVGPAADRPRAVVLAPLFVRDEYFGLLSVEDKIASVAFTEDDVSYIRLFLKKAGMAIENRALYETIYNNLISTLHSLVSTIEAKDPYTRLHSDRVTRLAVMIGEEMGCADEDLESLRFTGMLHDIGKIGVSDAVLQKKGPLTAQEFESIKLHPIIGEKILTPLNMMPHERAVIRNHHERWDGRGYPDGLAGADIPFLTRILCLADAYDAMTSDRVYRSGLPHETAMKEIIDNAWKQFDGNVVNAFLSICKRIPNLKSHLDHVIDPKSAA